A single genomic interval of Streptomyces sp. BA2 harbors:
- a CDS encoding UDP-glucuronic acid decarboxylase family protein — protein sequence MRVVVTGGGGFVGSHLCEALLRRGDTVYCLDNFCTGEPENVAHLRDAPRFRLVRADVTTPFDVPGPVDAVAHLASPASPPDYHRLAVETLAVGSRGTENALRLARRHGARFLLTSTSEVYGDPEVHPQPEEYWGHVNPVGPRSVYDEAKRFAEALSMAYRRSHGVDVGIVRIFNTYGPRMRPHDGRVVSTFVRQALAGRPLTLYGDGSQTRSFCYVDDLVRGLVAMLDSDRGGPVNLGNPSERTVRELAELVLRITGSPSRIAYRPLPVDDPARRRPVINRAVEQLGWMPRVPLDEGLRHTVAWFTARSAPRRTRMPVEA from the coding sequence ATGAGGGTCGTGGTGACGGGCGGCGGCGGGTTCGTCGGCTCCCATCTGTGCGAGGCCCTGCTGCGCAGAGGCGACACGGTCTACTGCCTGGACAACTTCTGCACCGGTGAACCGGAGAACGTCGCCCATCTGCGCGACGCGCCCCGCTTCCGGCTGGTCCGCGCCGACGTGACGACGCCCTTCGACGTGCCGGGCCCGGTGGACGCCGTGGCCCATCTCGCGAGCCCCGCGTCACCGCCGGACTACCACCGGCTCGCCGTGGAGACCCTGGCCGTCGGCAGCCGCGGCACCGAGAACGCCCTGCGCCTGGCCCGGCGGCACGGCGCCCGGTTCCTGCTCACCTCCACCAGCGAGGTCTACGGCGACCCCGAGGTCCATCCGCAGCCCGAGGAGTACTGGGGCCACGTCAATCCGGTCGGCCCGCGCAGCGTCTACGACGAGGCCAAGCGGTTCGCGGAGGCGCTGTCCATGGCGTACCGGCGCAGCCACGGCGTCGACGTGGGCATCGTACGGATCTTCAACACCTACGGCCCCCGGATGCGGCCGCACGACGGACGCGTGGTCTCCACCTTCGTCCGCCAGGCCCTGGCGGGCAGGCCGCTGACGCTCTACGGCGACGGCAGCCAGACCCGCAGCTTCTGCTACGTCGACGACCTCGTCCGTGGCCTCGTCGCGATGCTCGACAGCGACCGCGGCGGTCCGGTGAACCTGGGCAACCCCAGCGAGCGCACCGTCCGCGAACTGGCGGAACTCGTGCTGCGCATCACCGGATCGCCGTCGCGGATCGCGTACCGCCCGCTGCCCGTCGACGATCCGGCCCGCCGCCGCCCGGTGATCAACCGGGCCGTGGAGCAGCTCGGCTGGATGCCCCGGGTCCCGCTCGACGAGGGCCTGCGGCACACGGTGGCGTGGTTCACCGCGCGGTCGGCGCCGCGGCGCACGCGTATGCCGGTGGAGGCCTGA
- a CDS encoding response regulator, with amino-acid sequence MSTPGSPGAPALRLVIADDHEVVRAGYAGLLATQPDFTVVGTAADGARAVELCRQLRPDLVLMDVRMPVMDGIEATGRLAGTGTRVLILTTFDLDEHVYDALSAGAAGFLLKDVTAERLFDAVRVVAAGEGLLAPTVTRRLIAEFARLRPGPPAGPTARVDALTPRETEVLRLIAEGLSNPEIAGRLHVSEETVKTHVSRVLGKLGLRDRTQAVVAAYESGLVVPRAGA; translated from the coding sequence ATGAGCACCCCAGGCAGTCCCGGCGCCCCCGCCCTGCGCCTCGTCATCGCCGACGACCACGAGGTCGTACGCGCCGGATACGCCGGACTCCTCGCCACACAGCCCGACTTCACGGTCGTCGGCACGGCGGCCGACGGCGCGCGGGCGGTCGAACTCTGCCGGCAGCTGCGGCCCGACCTGGTCCTGATGGACGTCCGCATGCCGGTGATGGACGGCATCGAGGCGACCGGACGCCTCGCCGGGACCGGCACGCGCGTGCTGATCCTCACCACCTTCGACCTGGACGAGCACGTGTACGACGCGCTGAGCGCGGGCGCCGCCGGGTTCCTGCTCAAGGACGTCACGGCGGAGCGCCTCTTCGACGCGGTGCGGGTGGTGGCCGCGGGCGAGGGGCTGCTCGCCCCCACCGTGACCCGGCGCCTCATCGCGGAGTTCGCCCGCCTCAGGCCCGGACCGCCCGCCGGACCCACGGCCCGCGTCGACGCCCTCACGCCGCGCGAGACCGAGGTGCTGCGGCTGATCGCGGAGGGCCTGTCCAATCCGGAGATCGCCGGGCGGCTGCACGTCAGCGAGGAGACCGTGAAGACCCATGTGAGCCGGGTGCTCGGCAAACTCGGCCTGCGCGACCGCACCCAGGCGGTGGTCGCCGCGTACGAGTCGGGTCTCGTGGTGCCCCGGGCGGGGGCCTGA
- a CDS encoding aminotransferase class I/II-fold pyridoxal phosphate-dependent enzyme, which translates to MAAYVVLVVALTTVYMTLPGLCAALWALIGLGGVAAVLVGVRVHRPEHRWPWWVLAAGLLAFAAGDTYYNVVEQYFQASNPFPSPADACYLAVYPLLAAGLFGLVRYRWAGRDLPSLLDALIITGGLALPVWVYLVQPLTEVEGMTWTQRAISIAYPLGDVLVLALLARLLTPGFATGRNPAVRLLVLGTFTLLAFDIAYGILQLNGLWQTGTLLDMGWIVFYTAWGLAALHPSMVELTAYTHQRQSLLPPPRRLVLLAAATLIAPAILLTEGLLDSAHDAAVIAAFSGTLFLLVILRLAGMVVVHRKAVDRELALRGAAASLVSANTAEEITGTCETTVAALSGPGTLPGTLLLEPGDCLPAVPYAALDLRRTRLVRAATLGPEIAARLGASQCALVCPMIQRDRPAGEEPPGVLIAGGSEKQLTEIWGSLEILASHAGLAKERIALRQEIIRRESEAYFRTLVRNASDVILIVDDDDTVRYASPSAQAVFGDVRLIGAGLPELVDPRDRDRATRVLAAMRGGEQREPHDYWWMPRGAGRIEVEVRCSDLRRDPTVRGLVVTLRDVTEQRQLEHELTQRAFHDALTGLPNRTLLLERIERALLRGRRESTLTCVLFVDLDDFKVVNDTLGHSVGDRLLVAVGSRLSRTLRRSDTAARLGGDEFAVLMEDAKEPVDAEILAAQMVQALSRPFQLSGDSVSVSASVGVATAVDSVNAEELLAHADLALYAAKASGKRQWRRFQQRLHVRMLERHDLQASLDRAIADKEFALRYQPVVDIGPNGSPAGGAPHAAEIVGFEALTRWPHPRRGLVPPQQFIPLAEETGHITPLGAWVLGSAAADIAGLQSAGASSGRHPYISVNVSARQFRDPGFLDEVQGALATPGLAPGSLQLELTETVLMRRDGQIQAVMQALKDLGVRIAVDDFGTGFSSLRYLREFPVDVLKIDKSFIDDIADDARQLALVEGIVHLADTMGLQVIAEGIEKPAQRDLLAGMGCGFGQGYLFARPLTAEQGEHLLRRRRGLDGVAAGLGAGRGRRARAAPAPVVAPPAPTLPERETTMSEPDAELLGVRRDPRWGDLDELRRTSPMSDCVLDEVRGRHIRSADHWLIDFASCNYLGFDCDPEIIDAIEPAVRRWGTHPSWSRLLGSPRLYPEIEERLAALLGAPDTLLLPTATLIHASVIPVLAAEGHVFVEAAAHRTVYDGCVSARGQGATLRRFHAERPDELADLLRAVPNGSPRLVCLDGVNSMSGNIADVPELAGICRDFDATLYIDDTHGFGVIGERGADEPCPYGFRGNSVVRHTGETYDNIVLVGGFSKAYSSLLAFLALPPWLKDHLKVAAAPYLYSGPSPTASLATALAGLEVNDRRGDAIRADLHRKTVRVLDHVAGLGLGTLNSDQLPIVEIPLVNASDLDAVADFLWEQGIYVTLAAYPLVPHDRVGFRVQLTALNSDDDIDRLNAALTRLSERFPLRPGS; encoded by the coding sequence ATGGCCGCCTACGTCGTCCTGGTCGTCGCTCTCACCACCGTGTACATGACGCTCCCGGGCCTGTGCGCCGCTCTCTGGGCCCTCATCGGCCTCGGTGGCGTCGCGGCCGTGCTCGTCGGTGTGCGCGTCCACCGTCCCGAGCACCGCTGGCCGTGGTGGGTGCTCGCGGCCGGGCTGCTCGCGTTCGCCGCGGGCGACACGTACTACAACGTGGTCGAGCAGTACTTCCAGGCGTCGAATCCCTTCCCTTCCCCGGCGGACGCCTGCTATCTCGCGGTGTATCCGCTCCTGGCCGCCGGCCTCTTCGGCCTCGTCCGCTACCGCTGGGCGGGCCGCGACCTGCCGAGTCTCCTCGACGCGCTGATCATCACCGGCGGGCTCGCGCTGCCCGTCTGGGTCTACCTCGTCCAGCCGCTCACCGAGGTCGAGGGCATGACCTGGACGCAGCGCGCCATCAGCATCGCCTACCCCCTGGGCGACGTCCTGGTCCTGGCCCTCCTCGCCCGGCTGCTCACCCCGGGCTTCGCGACCGGCCGCAATCCCGCCGTACGCCTGCTCGTGCTCGGCACGTTCACCCTGCTCGCCTTCGACATCGCGTACGGGATTCTGCAGCTCAACGGGTTGTGGCAGACCGGCACGCTTCTGGACATGGGCTGGATCGTCTTCTACACGGCGTGGGGCCTTGCCGCGCTGCACCCCTCGATGGTCGAACTGACCGCGTACACGCACCAGCGTCAGTCCCTGCTCCCGCCGCCGCGCAGACTCGTGCTCCTCGCCGCGGCCACCCTCATCGCCCCGGCGATCCTGCTCACGGAGGGCCTGCTCGACAGTGCCCACGACGCGGCCGTGATCGCCGCCTTCTCCGGCACCCTGTTCCTTCTGGTGATCCTGCGGCTCGCGGGCATGGTCGTGGTGCACCGCAAGGCCGTGGACCGCGAGCTGGCACTGCGTGGCGCGGCCGCCTCGCTGGTCTCGGCGAACACCGCGGAGGAGATCACCGGGACCTGCGAGACGACGGTCGCCGCGCTCTCCGGTCCCGGAACCCTGCCCGGGACCCTGCTCCTGGAGCCGGGCGACTGCCTGCCGGCGGTCCCCTACGCCGCACTCGACCTGCGCCGCACGCGTCTGGTCCGGGCCGCCACCCTCGGTCCGGAGATCGCGGCCCGTCTGGGGGCCTCGCAGTGCGCGCTGGTGTGCCCGATGATCCAGCGCGACCGTCCGGCCGGGGAGGAGCCGCCGGGGGTACTGATCGCGGGAGGCTCCGAGAAGCAGCTCACCGAGATCTGGGGCTCCCTGGAGATCCTCGCCTCGCACGCGGGCCTGGCCAAGGAGCGCATCGCGCTGCGGCAGGAGATCATCCGCCGGGAGAGCGAGGCGTACTTCCGCACGTTGGTGCGCAACGCCTCCGACGTCATCCTCATCGTCGACGACGACGACACCGTCCGGTACGCGAGCCCGTCCGCGCAGGCCGTCTTCGGGGACGTCCGGCTGATCGGGGCCGGACTGCCGGAGCTGGTGGACCCACGGGACAGGGACCGGGCCACGCGGGTGCTCGCGGCGATGCGCGGCGGCGAACAGCGGGAGCCCCACGACTACTGGTGGATGCCGCGGGGAGCCGGGCGCATCGAGGTGGAGGTGCGGTGCAGCGATCTGCGCCGGGACCCGACCGTGCGGGGGCTCGTGGTCACCCTGCGGGACGTGACCGAGCAGCGTCAGCTGGAGCACGAGCTCACCCAGCGGGCCTTCCACGACGCGCTGACCGGCCTTCCCAACCGGACGCTGCTCCTGGAGCGCATCGAGCGCGCGCTGCTGCGCGGCCGCCGGGAGTCGACGCTGACGTGCGTGCTCTTCGTCGACCTCGACGACTTCAAGGTCGTCAACGACACGCTGGGGCACTCGGTCGGCGACCGGCTGCTCGTCGCCGTCGGTTCCCGCCTCTCGCGGACGCTGCGTCGCAGCGACACCGCGGCCCGCCTCGGCGGCGACGAGTTCGCCGTCCTGATGGAGGACGCCAAGGAGCCCGTCGACGCCGAGATCCTGGCCGCGCAGATGGTGCAGGCACTCAGCAGGCCCTTCCAGCTGTCCGGCGACAGCGTGAGCGTCTCGGCGAGCGTGGGCGTGGCCACGGCCGTGGACAGCGTGAATGCCGAGGAACTCCTCGCCCACGCCGACCTCGCGCTGTACGCCGCCAAGGCCTCGGGAAAGCGTCAGTGGCGCCGCTTCCAGCAGCGGCTGCACGTACGCATGCTGGAGCGGCACGACCTGCAGGCGAGTCTGGACCGGGCGATCGCCGACAAGGAGTTCGCACTGCGCTATCAGCCCGTCGTGGACATCGGCCCGAACGGCAGCCCGGCGGGCGGTGCGCCGCACGCCGCCGAGATCGTCGGATTCGAGGCGCTGACCCGCTGGCCGCACCCCCGGCGCGGCCTGGTGCCGCCGCAGCAGTTCATCCCGCTCGCCGAGGAGACCGGGCACATCACGCCGCTCGGCGCCTGGGTCCTCGGCAGCGCCGCAGCGGACATCGCCGGACTGCAGAGCGCGGGCGCCTCTTCTGGCCGCCACCCCTACATCAGCGTCAACGTGTCCGCGCGGCAGTTCCGCGACCCGGGCTTCCTCGACGAGGTGCAAGGCGCCCTGGCGACTCCCGGACTCGCCCCGGGTTCCCTGCAGCTGGAGCTCACCGAGACCGTGCTGATGCGGCGTGACGGGCAGATCCAGGCGGTCATGCAGGCGCTGAAGGATCTCGGCGTGCGGATCGCGGTGGACGACTTCGGCACGGGATTCTCCTCGCTGCGCTACCTCCGCGAGTTCCCCGTCGACGTACTCAAGATCGACAAGTCGTTCATCGACGACATCGCCGACGACGCCCGGCAGCTCGCCCTCGTCGAGGGGATCGTGCACCTCGCCGACACGATGGGCCTCCAGGTCATCGCCGAGGGGATCGAGAAGCCCGCGCAACGGGATCTGCTGGCCGGGATGGGCTGCGGGTTCGGGCAGGGCTATCTCTTCGCGCGGCCGCTGACGGCCGAGCAGGGGGAGCACCTCCTGCGCAGGCGCCGGGGGCTCGACGGTGTCGCCGCGGGCCTCGGAGCAGGTCGGGGCCGCCGGGCCCGTGCCGCTCCTGCCCCTGTCGTCGCCCCGCCCGCACCGACCCTCCCGGAGAGGGAGACCACCATGAGCGAACCGGACGCCGAACTCCTGGGAGTACGGCGCGATCCGCGCTGGGGCGATCTCGACGAACTGCGGCGCACCAGCCCGATGAGCGACTGCGTCCTGGACGAGGTCCGCGGCCGGCACATCCGCAGCGCGGACCACTGGCTCATCGACTTCGCCTCCTGCAACTACCTGGGCTTCGACTGCGACCCGGAGATCATCGACGCCATCGAACCCGCCGTACGCCGCTGGGGAACCCACCCCAGCTGGTCCCGGCTCCTGGGCAGCCCCCGGCTCTACCCCGAGATCGAGGAACGCCTCGCCGCGCTGCTCGGGGCGCCGGACACCCTGCTGCTCCCCACGGCCACGCTGATCCACGCCTCGGTCATCCCCGTCCTCGCCGCCGAGGGACACGTCTTCGTCGAGGCAGCGGCACACCGCACCGTGTACGACGGCTGTGTCTCGGCCCGCGGGCAGGGCGCGACGCTGCGGCGGTTCCACGCCGAGCGCCCCGACGAACTGGCCGACCTGCTGCGGGCGGTACCGAACGGTTCGCCCCGCCTGGTCTGCCTCGACGGCGTCAACAGCATGAGCGGGAACATCGCCGACGTGCCCGAACTCGCCGGTATCTGCCGGGACTTCGACGCCACGCTCTACATCGACGACACCCACGGGTTCGGCGTCATCGGGGAGCGCGGCGCCGACGAACCGTGCCCCTATGGATTTCGCGGCAACAGCGTCGTGCGGCACACGGGAGAGACGTACGACAACATCGTCCTCGTCGGCGGCTTCTCCAAGGCCTACTCGTCGCTCCTCGCGTTTCTCGCCCTGCCGCCCTGGCTCAAGGACCACCTGAAGGTCGCCGCCGCCCCCTATCTGTACTCCGGGCCCTCGCCCACGGCCTCGCTGGCGACCGCGCTCGCCGGTCTTGAGGTCAATGACCGGCGCGGCGACGCCATCCGTGCCGATCTGCACCGCAAGACCGTCCGGGTGCTCGACCACGTGGCCGGGCTCGGCCTGGGAACGCTCAACTCCGATCAGCTGCCGATCGTGGAGATCCCCCTGGTCAACGCGTCGGACCTGGACGCGGTGGCCGACTTCCTGTGGGAGCAGGGCATCTATGTGACCCTGGCGGCCTATCCGCTCGTGCCGCACGACCGCGTGGGTTTCCGCGTGCAGCTCACGGCCCTGAACTCCGACGACGACATCGACCGGCTCAACGCCGCCCTGACGCGCCTGTCCGAACGGTTCCCGCTGCGGCCGGGGAGCTGA
- a CDS encoding class I SAM-dependent methyltransferase, giving the protein MAPTRNDDVDWDSWPVQDYLGENYRELHPSDAAVIAHHSAFYRQFVPGSAARSLEFGAGPNLYPLMLAAAASRRIDAVEASAAGVAYLTRQLERAPDDSWLPFHALCRRLNPDLPSTLPGALAGVRVVHGDIRALPPGTYDIASMNFVAEGVTEDFAEFTDFCHRFIRSVTPGGRLVAAFMENMPTYRIGPASRWPGCPVDPAVVTEVFAPLTESLVVTRIDADPTLPDYGDSGMVLLTAARPV; this is encoded by the coding sequence ATGGCTCCGACCCGCAACGACGACGTCGACTGGGACAGCTGGCCCGTCCAGGACTATCTCGGCGAGAACTACCGCGAGCTGCATCCGTCCGACGCCGCGGTCATCGCCCACCACTCCGCGTTCTACCGGCAGTTCGTGCCGGGGAGCGCCGCACGCTCCCTCGAGTTCGGGGCCGGGCCGAACCTCTACCCGCTGATGCTCGCCGCCGCTGCGAGCCGCCGCATCGACGCCGTCGAGGCGAGCGCGGCGGGCGTCGCCTATCTGACCCGGCAGCTCGAACGGGCCCCCGACGACAGCTGGTTGCCCTTCCACGCGCTGTGCCGCCGCCTCAACCCCGATCTGCCGTCCACGCTTCCTGGGGCGCTCGCGGGCGTGCGCGTCGTCCACGGAGACATCCGGGCACTGCCGCCGGGTACGTACGACATCGCGTCGATGAACTTCGTCGCCGAGGGCGTCACGGAGGACTTCGCGGAGTTCACCGACTTCTGCCACCGCTTCATCCGCTCCGTCACCCCCGGCGGCCGTCTCGTCGCGGCGTTCATGGAGAACATGCCGACCTACCGCATCGGGCCCGCGTCGCGGTGGCCCGGCTGCCCGGTGGACCCGGCGGTCGTCACCGAGGTGTTCGCCCCGCTCACCGAGAGCCTCGTCGTCACCCGGATCGACGCCGACCCGACGCTGCCGGACTACGGCGACTCCGGGATGGTGCTGCTCACGGCAGCGAGGCCGGTATGA
- a CDS encoding glycoside hydrolase family 15 protein, with protein sequence MNARIEDYALISDLETAAMLGRDGSIDWLCLPRFDSPACFAALLGTADNGFWRISPVGAGPCAQRAYRQDTLVMDSHWECATGAVRVTDFMPPRAELPCIVRVVEGLSGAVAMRSELRPRFNQGRVMPWVRAQEHCTVAVAGPDSLWLSADGPMEIRAGADSTAHETATDPGIRDSTVLDFTVSAGQRLALQLVWAPSHLPEPPEPLRVPAETALKATGDFWRNWTAQCRYQGPWREAVTRSLITLKALTYAPTGGVVAAPTTSLPECVGGERNWDHRFCWLHDSTLTLSALLRSGYRDEATAWLDWLVRAVAGDPAGLQAVYGVEGQRLLPEAEAPWLAGYEGSRPVRFGNAAAHQLQLDVYGEVLDTLYLSLRAGIPMQPRLWSLVESLMSHLRDHWREPDQGLWEVRGAGQQFVHSKVMAWVAADRALRMGEMLGRNGSAGEWRAMRDAVHREVCREGWDDGRRSFVQSYGSSALDASALLIPKVGFLPADDARVRDTVRAMRALDHHGFVRRYAHDGRGTHSVDGVRGSEGTFVACSLWYADALAATGRLRQARETFERVLDVRNDVGLLAEQWDPDSRRQLGNAPQAFSHIALVETAFALQEAGA encoded by the coding sequence ATGAACGCTCGCATCGAGGACTACGCCCTCATCAGCGACCTGGAAACCGCCGCCATGCTCGGCAGGGACGGGTCGATCGACTGGCTCTGCCTGCCGCGCTTCGACTCACCGGCCTGTTTCGCCGCGCTGCTCGGCACGGCGGACAACGGCTTCTGGCGGATCTCCCCCGTCGGCGCGGGCCCCTGCGCACAGCGGGCCTACCGCCAGGACACACTGGTCATGGATTCCCACTGGGAGTGCGCGACCGGTGCCGTGCGCGTCACGGACTTCATGCCTCCCCGCGCGGAGCTGCCCTGCATCGTGCGCGTCGTCGAGGGCCTGTCCGGCGCCGTGGCCATGCGCAGCGAACTGCGGCCGCGCTTCAACCAGGGCCGAGTCATGCCGTGGGTGCGGGCCCAGGAGCACTGCACGGTCGCGGTGGCCGGCCCTGACTCCCTCTGGCTGAGCGCCGACGGCCCCATGGAGATACGGGCCGGCGCGGACTCCACGGCCCACGAAACCGCCACTGACCCCGGCATCCGCGACTCCACCGTCCTGGACTTCACCGTCTCGGCGGGCCAGCGCCTCGCGCTGCAACTCGTGTGGGCGCCCTCGCACCTGCCCGAACCGCCCGAGCCCCTCAGGGTCCCGGCGGAGACGGCACTGAAGGCCACCGGCGACTTCTGGCGGAACTGGACGGCCCAGTGCCGCTACCAGGGCCCCTGGCGCGAGGCCGTCACCCGCTCACTGATCACGCTGAAAGCCCTCACCTACGCGCCCACGGGCGGTGTCGTCGCCGCACCGACCACCTCGCTCCCCGAGTGCGTCGGCGGCGAACGCAACTGGGACCACCGCTTCTGCTGGCTGCACGATTCCACGCTCACCCTGTCCGCCCTGCTGCGCAGCGGCTATCGCGACGAGGCGACGGCCTGGCTCGACTGGCTTGTGCGTGCCGTGGCGGGCGACCCCGCCGGTCTCCAGGCGGTGTACGGAGTGGAGGGGCAGCGGCTGCTGCCGGAGGCCGAGGCGCCCTGGCTGGCCGGCTACGAGGGTTCGCGGCCCGTCCGGTTCGGGAACGCCGCGGCCCATCAGCTCCAGTTGGACGTCTACGGCGAGGTTCTCGACACGCTCTATCTGTCGCTGCGGGCGGGGATCCCGATGCAGCCCCGGCTGTGGAGCCTGGTCGAATCCCTGATGAGCCATCTGCGGGACCACTGGCGCGAACCGGACCAGGGGCTGTGGGAAGTCCGCGGCGCGGGGCAGCAGTTCGTCCACTCCAAGGTCATGGCGTGGGTCGCCGCCGACCGCGCCCTGCGCATGGGCGAGATGCTCGGCAGGAACGGATCCGCGGGGGAGTGGCGCGCCATGCGGGACGCGGTGCACCGGGAGGTGTGCCGCGAGGGGTGGGACGACGGACGGCGGTCGTTCGTGCAGTCCTACGGATCGTCCGCCCTGGACGCGTCGGCCCTGCTGATCCCCAAGGTCGGCTTCCTGCCCGCCGACGACGCGCGCGTGCGCGACACGGTCCGGGCGATGCGGGCCCTGGACCACCACGGATTCGTGCGGAGGTACGCCCACGACGGCCGGGGCACGCACAGCGTGGACGGTGTGCGTGGCTCCGAGGGCACGTTCGTGGCGTGCTCCCTCTGGTACGCCGACGCGCTGGCGGCGACCGGCCGGCTCCGGCAGGCGCGGGAGACCTTCGAACGCGTCCTGGACGTACGCAACGACGTGGGCCTCCTTGCGGAACAGTGGGACCCGGACAGCCGCCGCCAACTGGGCAACGCACCGCAGGCGTTCAGCCACATCGCCCTGGTCGAGACGGCGTTCGCGCTGCAGGAGGCGGGCGCCTGA
- a CDS encoding right-handed parallel beta-helix repeat-containing protein, whose protein sequence is MTGKAATSAVGRLTAPGVLTAAIALIGASGCAATPHYAPSADTSTYYVSPEGDDQNEGSSPGQAWRSLARAERVALEPGDRLLLEGGARFTGTITLGSAEAGRADRPVVVGSYGDGRATVDAEGSPGISVHNTAGVEIRDLTVTGDRASYARDGGINLHADRPGGGKLDRVSVSDVTVSGFQVGIAVGGVEKGNGFKNVTIRQAQLHGNKDAGLLTYGPAFEPGQPAYAHEDFDISDVDAYRNTGDPGADDRHTGDGIILGAVRHATVRDSSAHDNGSRSSGEAPSGPVGIWAYDAKDVVLEHNTAYRNHTGSKVDGAGFGFDENVSDSTMQYNLAFHNDGPGFYAYTRKVNGAHTDNTIRYNITSDDGRKLPRFGGLAVYGHDVRNLRIYQNTVVMTALENGKSGPALRLMDGQTGVTVRNNTFVTDGSPLALADQGLTAKNVLVQGNNYRAPQGQWAVQWGDHAYTGLDAWRKATGQERVEGRPSGLTVDPCLAGGELPSITSPDDAHLFAPDCAALADKGLDLRKLFGIDPGSVDYFGRPVGTPPPVGAALPTPD, encoded by the coding sequence ATGACCGGGAAAGCCGCGACCTCCGCCGTCGGGCGCCTCACCGCCCCCGGCGTCCTCACCGCCGCGATCGCGCTGATCGGCGCGAGCGGCTGTGCGGCCACGCCGCACTACGCCCCTTCGGCCGACACCAGCACGTACTACGTCAGCCCCGAAGGGGACGACCAGAACGAGGGTTCCTCGCCGGGGCAGGCCTGGCGTTCCCTCGCCCGTGCCGAACGCGTGGCGCTCGAACCCGGCGACCGGCTGCTTCTGGAGGGCGGCGCACGGTTCACCGGCACCATCACCCTGGGCAGTGCCGAAGCAGGCCGTGCGGACCGGCCCGTGGTGGTCGGTTCGTACGGCGACGGCCGTGCGACGGTTGATGCCGAGGGCTCCCCCGGCATCTCCGTGCACAACACCGCGGGCGTGGAGATCCGCGACCTCACCGTCACCGGGGATCGCGCCTCCTACGCCCGCGATGGTGGCATCAACCTCCACGCCGACCGTCCCGGCGGCGGAAAGCTGGACCGTGTCTCCGTCTCCGACGTGACCGTCTCCGGATTCCAGGTGGGCATCGCGGTCGGCGGCGTCGAGAAGGGCAACGGCTTCAAGAACGTGACGATCCGTCAGGCCCAGCTGCACGGCAACAAGGACGCCGGCCTCCTGACGTACGGCCCCGCGTTCGAACCCGGTCAACCGGCCTACGCGCACGAGGACTTCGACATCTCGGACGTCGACGCGTACCGGAACACCGGTGATCCCGGCGCGGACGACCGGCACACCGGTGACGGCATCATCCTCGGTGCCGTGCGCCACGCCACGGTGCGCGACTCCAGCGCCCACGACAACGGATCGAGGTCGTCCGGCGAGGCGCCTTCGGGTCCGGTGGGAATCTGGGCGTACGACGCCAAGGACGTGGTCCTTGAGCACAACACCGCCTACCGCAACCACACGGGATCCAAGGTCGACGGCGCCGGGTTCGGCTTCGACGAGAACGTCTCGGACTCGACGATGCAGTACAACCTGGCGTTCCACAACGACGGCCCCGGCTTCTACGCGTACACCCGCAAGGTGAACGGCGCGCACACCGACAACACGATCCGCTACAACATCACCTCCGACGACGGCCGCAAGCTGCCGCGCTTCGGCGGGCTCGCCGTCTACGGCCATGACGTGCGGAACCTGCGGATCTACCAGAACACCGTGGTGATGACGGCCCTGGAGAACGGGAAGAGCGGGCCGGCCCTGCGCCTGATGGACGGCCAGACAGGAGTCACCGTCCGCAACAACACCTTCGTCACCGACGGCTCTCCGCTGGCCCTGGCGGACCAGGGACTCACCGCCAAGAACGTCCTCGTGCAGGGCAACAACTACCGTGCCCCGCAAGGACAGTGGGCGGTGCAGTGGGGCGACCACGCCTACACCGGTCTCGACGCCTGGCGGAAGGCGACCGGCCAGGAACGCGTCGAAGGACGGCCCTCCGGCCTGACCGTCGACCCGTGTCTCGCCGGAGGCGAGCTGCCGTCCATCACCTCCCCCGATGACGCGCACCTGTTCGCCCCGGACTGCGCCGCTCTCGCGGACAAGGGCCTCGATCTGCGGAAGCTGTTCGGCATCGACCCCGGATCCGTCGACTACTTCGGCCGGCCCGTCGGTACGCCTCCGCCGGTCGGGGCCGCGCTGCCCACGCCGGACTGA